The Arachis hypogaea cultivar Tifrunner chromosome 19, arahy.Tifrunner.gnm2.J5K5, whole genome shotgun sequence genome has a window encoding:
- the LOC112776376 gene encoding lysM domain receptor-like kinase 3 — protein MCKSKKSTNAVQPMNRFRNKSRTQPRRSTSTSSPSAPPPLNTNYPSSSSEVAITESTSYVFNNKDNNDWSKSYSISSSIASLSSLKNTLPENPHIYDIAEIAAATANFTSESHRRLSNSSWRCSLRDRDVVVFQRKFRSLMDIPELRHRLALICRSHHSSLVKLLGASVSGNYIYLVYEFVPGASLADCLRSRRNPSFTNLPTWISRMQIASDIAHGLDYVHNFSGSDSSACAGSGFVHNHIKSSSIVVAEAEDGVLRGKICHFGTSDLCGEAVDGGSDGSIEKLRRSRSRTVKFEGTRGYMAPEFQITGVATQKTDVYAFGVVVLELLSGDEALRFEFDGNDGESYRRVSVVDSARVMAKEHGGARKWVDKRLRDSFPVDVAEKMIRVGLECVGENPNERPDMGRVAVEVSKLYLESQKWAEKMGTDIDFTVSLAPR, from the coding sequence ATGTGCAAGTCCAAGAAGAGCACCAACGCCGTACAACCAATGAACAGATTCAGAAATAAAAGTAGAACCCAACCTCGACGATCAACCTCCACTTCTTCTCCATCAGCACCACCACCCCTAAACACTAACTATCCTTCATCCTCCTCCGAAGTCGCCATCACCGAATCAACAAGTTACGTTTTCAACAACAAAGATAACAACGATTGGTCCAAATCCTATTCCATTTCAAGCAGCATCGCCTCCCTCTCCAGCCTCAAAAACACTCTCCCTGAGAACCCTCACATCTACGACATCGCCGAGATCGCTGCCGCAACCGCCAATTTCACCTCCGAATCCCACCGCCGCCTTTCCAATTCTTCGTGGCGATGCTCCCTTCGGGACAGagatgttgttgtttttcagcgCAAGTTTCGAAGCCTCATGGACATCCCGGAGCTCCGCCACCGTCTCGCGTTGATCTGCCGGAGCCACCACAGTAGTCTTGTCAAGCTCCTTGGTGCTTCCGTCTCGGGCAATTACATCTATCTGGTGTATGAATTTGTTCCCGGAGCCAGCCTCGCCGATTGCCTACGCAGCCGCCGGAACCCTAGCTTCACGAACTTGCCGACGTGGATTTCGAGGATGCAGATCGCATCCGATATCGCGCACGGACTCGATTATGTTCACAATTTCTCCGGCTCCGATTCCAGTGCCTGTGCTGGATCAGGATTCGTACATAACCACATCAAGAGCTCCAGCATCGTGGTGGCGGAGGCGGAGGACGGTGTCCTCCGAGGCAAGATCTGCCACTTCGGGACCTCTGATCTCTGCGGCGAGGCCGTTGATGGCGGCTCTGACGGCTCTATCGAGAAATTGCGGAGGTCCCGCAGCCGAACGGTGAAGTTTGAGGGGACGAGGGGGTACATGGCACCGGAATTTCAGATCACCGGCGTTGCGACGCAGaagactgacgtgtacgcgttcGGAGTGGTGGTTCTGGAGCTGCTGAGCGGCGATGAGGCGTTGAGGTTCGAATTCGACGGCAATGACGGCGAGTCTTATCGGAGGGTGAGTGTGGTGGATTCGGCGAGGGTGATGGCGAAGGAGCACGGCGGGGCGAGGAAGTGGGTGGATAAGAGGCTTAGAGATTCGTTTCCTGTTGACGTGGCAGAGAAGATGATTCGGGTCGGGCTAGAATGTGTTGGAGAGAATCCGAATGAAAGACCCGATATGGGTCGGGTTGCAGTTGAAGTTTCCAAGTTGTATTTGGAATCACAGAAGTGGGCTGAGAAAATGGGAACCGATATTGACTTTACGGTCTCATTGGCGCCTCGGTGA